DNA from Prunus persica cultivar Lovell chromosome G6, Prunus_persica_NCBIv2, whole genome shotgun sequence:
CTCCGTCGACTCCCTCCTGGTCCCTTACGGCTTCGACCTCATGGCCTCCGAGACCCGCCCCCCTCTTGGCCTCAACATCACCAAGGCCCTCATCGACGGCCACAATTTCAACGTCGCCGCCTCCATGCTCGCAGCCTCCGGCGTCGTGGAGGAGTTCGAGGCCGACGAGGGCGGCGCCGGCATCACCCTCTTCGTCCCCACGGACACTGCGTTTTCAAATCTCCCATCGAATGTGAGGCTCCAATCGCTCGCAGCTGACAAAAAGGCTGTCGTCCTCAAATTCCATGTCCTCCATTCATACTACCCACTGGGCTCGCTCGAGTCGATCGTGAACCCGGTTCAGCCCACATTGGCTACAGAGGACATGGGAGCCGGCTCGTACACTCTCAACATCAGCAGAATCAACGGGTCGGTGGCGATCAACACTGGGATTGTGCAGGCCTCGGTCACCCAGACTGTGTTCGATCAAAAGCCCGTGTCAATTTTTGGGGTTTCTGAAGTTTTGCTGCCCAGAGAGATCTTCgggaaaaacccaattttaACTCCCAAGCCCGGGACGCCATTGCCCGGTAGCGGCGGTGCTCCGCCTCCGGACATTTCTCCCTCACCGGAGAGTCTAACTGGGCCTCCATCGCACCTCTCTTCGCCGCCGGGTTTTCGCGAAGAAATCGGATCCAAAGCTGCGGCGGCCGTTGGTGGGTTGGGGAGCTTTGGGATTGCATCGTGTTGTATAGGACTGTATTTAATGGTATGagatttttgttatttttgctTCTTAATTGCTAGatttttggtgggtttttttttcttttcatacattgaattgaattagGCTGCAAAAGCAaagccttttttgtttttgttaatttttttttctccttgttCAAATTTATGATGTTAAATTGTGTTAATGGCTCTGAATAATTAATGTATATCAGAAAGaaccaattttttgtttcttggatCTGCGGTTTTCGTCCTGTAAAGAGATTCAAAGTCTGATCTGCTTCTGCATAATTGCATTCATCTTTCTACTTTTCTGCTCTAAAACTGACACCAGAGAAAATTGGGTAGCTCTACTCTTTTGCCTTCTAACTCATGAACCCGTCAAAATGAGAGACTTACATGAAACGgaaataacattattttgctATTCTTGACTAATTACGGTATGTTATttgtgataattttttcacatGACAGTTTGATGAcacatataataattttttcacgAGACAGTCTATGATTAGTTAAggactccatttcataaaagTTTTTTGGCATTAAAATCCATATGggcaaattttaattttcaataacCAAAATGCAGAAAAGATCTTTAGATTTATCATAATAGgaaaaggaggaagaaggaagaaggaaggCAAGGATCAATTAATTTGGGATAAAACTTGTTCGGTTACTGTATTTAATTCTTGTTGCCTTCTGTCATATTCATAAAGTTATAAAGCTCTAATTCATGTGTTGTTTCCCACAATATCCCCAGTGAACCTTTTCGAACCACAAATTTCCCAGCATTTACATTTGTTTGTCCAAAATAatatggttttttttgggttttctaaCGATTAAATTTTCATATGCACGAAATTATTTAAGTTGGCTAGAATAGATGTACTTTTTGTCCTCCTCCTGCAACTAAGTAGGAATCTCTCCTTCCACTCTACAACTAAATTTccactttttattatttatttatattttgaaggTAGAGAATATAGtttgtattatttatttatattttgctgGCAGGGCATCTATCTAGCTAGCTTTGCTTAATGGCTGCTTGAGAGTTGGGACCAAAATAGAATgtgaaaaaggagaaaaaagagttatttaccaaaaagaaatgtgagaaaagagaaaattgaaaaattgttgGTAGGGTACTGTAATTAGTGAAGAGGAAAGTGCATGACAGAGGGCATGGGGTGGGTCCGCAAATGGACGGTGGTGATGCGATACAAGTTGAAGATATGCTACTCTACACGCATTTCTATGGCATCGGATGTTGATGGGACTGCCAGAAGACAGTGTACGACCAGATCTAGTGAGGGGGAGGAGACCTACAGTGTGTGTACTCAAATGCCTTTTCGGGCCGCTCCATTTCTATTTGTGGACAAAAAACACTCTCTTGTAATggagataatattattttactattttcGACCAATAATACAATGatatgtaaaaaaattatcttatatgtcattgtgttattgatcGAGAATAGCATCTTGCTATCCCGTTGCATGAGATTTCTCTCTTAATTGTAGGTCAGTACAAACTGATGCTGTTTGCTTCTAGATTAGACACACAGATGAGCGGGGGTCCCTTTGAAGAGCTTTCAATTGAAACCCTTAAGAGCATGTTTGGTAGGCCTCATTATGCCTCACTGGACTGGATTGTGTTAAATAACACttaaaacccatatttgaTAAGAAATGGAATTAACTTAAATGAGACTGCATAGTCCAACAGTGAAAAAATAACCGGACTCGCATGTCTAATTCTGTGAGCCCCAAATACAGTTCGTAAAATAGCACCATTGCTATTTTGAACACAAGAGTCCGGCTGGATTtccttagagcaactccagcgCAAGGAGTTTGGCCCGGGCAACAGGCCCCTTGCAGCCCAAGTGTCCCTCCAGCGCAGCCAAAGTAGCCCGGGCAAGCTGCAGGTCCCACGAgcccgggcaggcccaagggcgAAAATTGATTGGGCTCGAGCCAGAGTTAGGCGACGTCAGCACTGACGTTACCACACGCAGGCTCCAACGGTAacctgccacgtgtcaacaccgGGTGGCTCCGATtggtttttttccagaaattctacggttctcatttttttggccaaaaaaatttataaaaaaatccgaaaaaattctgaaatttttttttaaaaaataccaaaaaagtatgtattttttccctataaatacctaaccattttatctactttcaacaccaaatcttcatacaatttcttctccatacaatattttctactctccactcacattattcattttccacaccaattctccatacaaactcatctccttccaatattttttactctctactcatattttccactttccacaccaattccatacaaactcttctctttccaatttttttactatccactcacatttttgtactactttccatttgtacaaaataaacaaatggcatcttctgtcgaaatcggaggctcgtggtcaacccaggaagatattgcgttgtgcgagtcttgggtgaacgttagtcatgaccctatcacgggcaatgagatgaagttccatcatatgtggagcaaaattcatagagaattttgtcaaagatcgggttccattcggaccgaaatggctttgtctagtagatagaaacttctaaacaaagagttaaggaaatggagaaatgccttgacaaaagcaaggGAGAACATTCGGAGCGGTCAAAATCTTTCCGATgaagtaaaatatttttaattgccattttaatcaatttaatgtaacttttttttattgcatattctatttctttttgttgcacaatgtttattttatttttgcatttcctaattggctttatttatttacataatcaattttattcttgcatttcaaaatagtttataatttcatgcataatctttatttttgtttttgcattttcaatttgtctatatttatttacataatcaaatttattcttgcatttcaaaatagtttataatttcttgcattgtatatttttttaatgcacttccaattatttattttgaatagatcatacaagcacaaatgtggttcggtgccacggggcaagggaaaaaaatttttgtgcattttcaatgttgggaaattgtcaaggattgttccagattcaaaattattcctaCCGCACCCCCGGTTGTGTTGCATGAGACGCCGCTCCACGAATCGCCATCAACCGATTCGCCATTGGACTCCCCAATGGAAACGGAGTCACCACTCCCACGTCCGCcgagacctattgggagaaaggcggcaaaggccaagagaggggCCACTTCGAACATTGATTGTGTTCAAATATTCgagcaaatagctaagaacaaCTCTCTAATATTTGAGAGAGACTTGAAGAGAGATGAAGCGGACAAGGCACGATTGGAAGCCTTTGCAATTGAAAAGcaacatgcaaaagaaaaagacgacgatgagagagagatgaaaatcatggccatggatacgagtCATATGTCTCCTGAAATAAAGGCCTATTGGAAGCATAGATGAAGGGATgtaatgagaagaaaatttttccatgacgacggacctagcaatacggattggctaaatgatgaaaaccattagattgtattgttgtatttttttttttataattgttgtatttttttttaaattgttgtattatcctttaatttgttgtattgtttcttttttattcaatcaaaaaagcattctataattggactatttattaaaaacatttgagcattcctcacaaagattaattaaaaataaaccttcatttattgcaaacaacacacaaaacaaaccatacataaaagcataataataaaaaagacctcgcaataattccacaaaacaccacacacaaaaacaaagcataattaaaaacaaaacataattccaaacaaagcacGAATCTAGCcttcatccattgtgattgcctttcatctgccacaagtgctcgatcaagtcaacttgacgtctttcgtgaacatatgaagattgcatttcttgataacgatcaatcatggAGTTGTTGAATCGACCATCCCGAAGTAACGGTTCGGGCTCTATTGGTAGTCCATTTGGTCCCATcggcctttcatatattcttgtcaacgcCGTGTTCATAGGATCGGGTTCAAACACCTTTGGAGCATCgtagtcatactcatcctccacaatcatgttgtggaggatgatgcaagtcatcataatactcCGCAGCACCTCCTCATCTAGCATCCGAGCAGCACCCCTAATAATtgcccaacgagcttgcaagataccgaaacacctttccacATCTTTCCTGTAGCCTTCTTGAAAGGCAGCaaagcttctttccttctcggatCGAGGATTTagaattgttttcacgaatgtcgtctacctaggataaattccgtcggcaaggtagtacgcaccagagtatacggtattgttgatttggtatgtGACCTAGGGGGAATGACCTCGCAATACCTCGtcgaacaccggggattgaccaaggacattgaggtcattctgagatccggcaaccccgaaaaaggcatgccaaacccaagtgtcgaatgaagctacggcctccaaaatgatacttttttggcccttccgATTCCCATACTCTCCTTGCCACGCagtaggacaattcttccactgtCAATGCATGCAATCGATGCTTCCGATCATTcctgggaaacctcgagcctcgcctttttgtagaagcctttgcaggtccctcggagtgggtttgcgaaggtactccctcatgtacaaatttttcactgtatcacagaatctcaccaagcactctaggatagtagattttcccatccttgcaatctcatccacctgctctgcagatgcctcataagcaagcatccgcaaagcagctgtaagtttttgctccgggataagacccaaaactccaacaacatcatgcttttgaatgaagtatgtgtcgtaattacaaatatcatgcatgattttttggaacaaatgtggctgcattctatatctctctcgaaacTTAGAAACTggatataacgaatttgggataaagtaatcctccaagagattcttaccccgagactctctgcgtctgtccacattcgggCCACGACGACGATGGTGTTGGCTTGATTGATTCATCATACACACCACCGCTGCTACaagcatttcttcctcttcttcatcggcgtcccgatcttcttcctcacgtctacgccggatttcttcccattctttatgttgcctctccaacaccctcctgaagtttgacattgagagtataatgtgttttgtaaaatctgagaaatgaaggaatatataagagatggtgtgagaggagtggatggtgtagttttatagagggattcagaagatagagatgacacgtggcacaattttagagggtgaaaatcttatttgaaatctgagatcactatttgtaaaaaaatatctgaaaatcttatcagacatgggacacgtggcacaattttagagggtgaaaatcttatctgaattatgagattataattttttaaaaatatctgaaaatcttatatgacatgggacacgtggcacaattttagagggtgaaaattttatcagaaatctgagattataatttttattaatgaatatccgaaaattttatctggaataagacacgtggcaaccgagattctcatccaaaaatcttatccgaaaatttattacaaaagattatcaaaattaatgatttaaagtataaaaaaatcggaaataaagtacaatgaatagtaattgccctagacttgccctagactttaCCCTcatgggtggaaccacaaatggcaaggctgacactattcacgtgaatagtggcagcccttgcttgcccttgccttagactttgccctcATGGGTGGAGTTGTTCTTACGCCTTGAATCaaaacaccaccaccacagaCCCAATCGATAGACTCTGGCAATGCCCAGCTCTCCCTCTTCTCCCCCGAATTTGTTCTCCCTCATGACCACCACCCGCAAGCCACACACAGACCCATCTCTCTTCGCCACCACAGCCACCCGCAAAACCCAGAACCATCTCTCTTTGCCATCTCTGTCAGACCACCACCATCAAACCCATAACCAGCCGCCAGAGACCCAATCGAACCATCATCACCACCCAATTCAACAACCATCATCACCTAATTAAACCACCACAACCATTAATTAGTGtaaccaaaaagagaaaggggtGGGTGTTTGCAGCCATCACATATCCAGAAGTGGATTTGGCTCTCTTAAAAGTTGGGGTGCAGCATGAAGAGAGAGTGAAAAGgaatgaaggaagaagaaaagagaggaaagaataggaagaaaaaaagaaatagaaggaACAGCctggaaaggaagaaagaaaaaaaaaggctttgGAAGGAATaagaaaggaggaagaaagaaacgGGCCAGAgataaggaagaagaagaaaagtcaatggggagaagaggaagaaaaaaaagaagaaaaaaaagaaaaaaagaaaatatagttTGAAGTGCGTGGTTCAATTGTTTGTTTGATCAGAGATAAGATAATAAACCACCACATACTcacttatttgtttttctttttatttatttttaggtaaaaaaaagccttaattaaaattaaaaattataattttatttattaaaattaaatattaaaataattatttttagtccgacacaactccaaacataggtcttcactatttttacaatccagcttcttagtccgacCTAACACCAAATATAGatcagtacttaatccagcttaggccaatccgagctaatccGAGACAATACTAGGATTTAGTCTAGTCCATGACAGTCCGTCGTGCCAAACGATCCCTAAGTTTACTAATATCTAGTTCCCCTAAATAAGGATCAACTACTcttcttaatttaatttttgataatttttttaatgttctaAATAACATATTTTAGTGCGAAACTCGTATAATTTGACGAGTCAGTAAATGCAGAGAAGGTCaggaattgaattttattgtGGAACTCATGTATTGACTGACACTTATCCAAACTTATACATTAGAGGCAATCAGTTACGCAGATGAATTTGGAAGAGTCCATTCCCAAAGTATTAATCTTCAAAATGGATG
Protein-coding regions in this window:
- the LOC18771959 gene encoding fasciclin-like arabinogalactan protein 4, whose protein sequence is MAITFLISHFTPTALLYFLLLSSSIHALNITTLLSPYPDFSDFTDLISSSISGDLLPRSSLTLLAVPNPFLSSTSALTRRLSPSSRADVLRYHVLLEYLSPSALLRIPPSGKLVTTLYQTTGRATNNFGSVNLTRDPSTGVVSIRSPAPFSPSNATVLSLVTNLPYNVSIFSVDSLLVPYGFDLMASETRPPLGLNITKALIDGHNFNVAASMLAASGVVEEFEADEGGAGITLFVPTDTAFSNLPSNVRLQSLAADKKAVVLKFHVLHSYYPLGSLESIVNPVQPTLATEDMGAGSYTLNISRINGSVAINTGIVQASVTQTVFDQKPVSIFGVSEVLLPREIFGKNPILTPKPGTPLPGSGGAPPPDISPSPESLTGPPSHLSSPPGFREEIGSKAAAAVGGLGSFGIASCCIGLYLMGIYLASFA